The nucleotide window ATGCCGTGTACTTTGCCAGCCAACTCCCTAATATTCATTGGCAAGCCAGTGATCAAGCAGAGTACCTACCGGGAGTAACGGCCCGGATAAAACGGGAAGGTGTAACTAACCAGCCATTACCGGTTGAGTTTAATGTATTCGCAGACGCGCCGAATGGAGTTTTCAACGCTCTTTTCACCGCAAACACCTGCCATATTATGCCCGAAGAAGGGGTTGAAAGGCTTTTTGAGCATTTGGGAGGCGACCTTAGCAGTGTGGAGCGTTTATGTATTTACGGACCTTTTAACGATAACGGTCATTTTACCAGCGACAGTAATCGCCGCTTTCACCAGTCGCTGCAATCGCGTAACAGCGACATGGGAATACGTGATTGGCAATGGATTGCGGAGCTGGCCAATCAGCAAGGCTTTGAGCTGAAAAAGATGCACACTTTGCCAGCCAATAACCAGTTGCTGGAATTTCAACGTTAGCCCTTTATCAGTCAAGGGCTAACGAAGACGAAAACCCGTTATTGAGTATTAGGAACAATACGTAATTCTACCCGACGGTTTAACTGACGCCCGCTTTCGGTATCGTTATCAGCAACAGGCATACTTTCTCCATAGCCTTCGGTTGTGACCCTGCGTGAGTCCACGCCGTTACCTACTAAATTATTGCGTACGGCATTAGCACGATTTAACGACAGTTGCTGATTGTATTCAGCAGAACCTCTACTGTCGGTGTGGCCTTCTATCAGCATGGTAGTTTTTTCATACTTTTTCAGTACTCGCGCAACATCATCGAGTACTGGATTGAAGCTTTGAGAAATATTTGCACTGCCGGTAGCAAACGTAATGTTACTAGGTAACTGCAAACGAAGGTTATCGCCGTCACGTATTACCTTCACACCACTGTCAGCCAGCTCTTCGCGAAACGCTTCTTCCTGCTTATCCATGTAGTTACCAATGGCACCTCCGGCCAACGCGCCTACCGCCGCACCCCAGACATAACGGCTTTTATCATGATCGCCCGTGCCTTTACCCAGCAAAGCACCGGTGACAGCACCAATAGACGCGCCTTTCTGGGTGTTAGTCATATTTTCACAACCAACAAGTGCTAACGAAGAAAACATCATAGTCAAAACTAGCTTTTTCATACTCTAACTCCATCAAAACAACGAATGCCCTGAAAACTAGCATGCTTTAGTGTAGTCACTGATGAGATTTTCGGATTTTTTACATGACTCTTTTTTCTTAATGTCCAACAGTGGTACCTTATAAAAAGTAATAGCTGATATACGCGTTTCCATCAATATGATAATAACTGACCCTACCGAGGCTCGTAAGGCTCTAATGACATTCTTACGGGACAATGCTCCCGTAACCGTCATTACCGGCGCTGGCATAAGTACAGACTCGGGAATCCCCGACTATCGTGATAATAAAGGCGAATGGAAGCGAACGCCTCCGGTTCAGCATCAGGATTACATGCGCAGCGAAGCGGTACGAAAAAGATACTGGGCCCGAAGTTTATTTGGCTGGCCGGTGCTTTATCACGCTAAGCCTAACTCAGCGCATTACGCAATAGCCGAATTGCAGCAGCACGGACTTATTGACTGCGTTATTACACAGAATGTCGACGGCCTGCACCAAAAAGCCGGAGCCACTCGTGTCATTAATTTACATGGATACGCTAACGATATGGTCTGCATGAGCTGTCGGGAAATAACCCCACGGTTGGAGATGCATGAACGCAGCCTTAAATTGAACCCGGACTTTGCCGCTTTAGAGGCAACCGCCGCACCGGACGGTGATGCTGACCTTGAGGCTGACTTTGAACAATTCAAAGTCGCCGCCTGCCAAAGCTGTGGTGGTATTCTAAAACCCGATGTCGTCTACTTTGGTGACAACGTGCCTCGCCCAAGGGTTGAGGAAGCACAAAAGGCTATAAAAGACAGCAACGCCCTGCTGGCTATTGGTACCTCACTTATGGTCTTTTCCGGTTATCGCTTTGCCCGCCAGGCTTACCAAAGTAATCAACCTGTCGCGCTGTTAACTCTGGGAAAAACACGCGCCGATGACCTGGCAACACTAAAACTGAACTGCTCTATAAAGGACGTACTGGCGTGAACCAGCGACGGTTATTCTTTCGAGCTTAAGCGCCCGTTATGCCATTAACGGGCTTTGGGGGAAGCAAGAGTATTAAATATTCGGCTTATACTCAAAACCTTCCTCAGCCTGAGAGTCAGAGAAGGTTTTTATTTTCTCTTTATGGTTCAGCATGGCGTTAACCAATGAATTTGGAAACACTTCAATACCGTTGTTAAAGTCTTCTACGTTCTGATTAAAGATGCGAATTGCCGCACCAATGTTTTCCTGCTGGTCGGTAATTTCTCTCATCAATTTCTGATAAGTTTCTGAAGCCTTCAGTTCCGGGTAGTTCTCGACGGTAACGTTAAGGCTTTTAAGCAGCTCACCAGTTCTGGCTTCCGCCTGCTCAAGTTTTGCCGTATCGACCTTACCACTATCCAGACCCTGCAGAGCGCTGCGCAGTTCGGTCACTTTAGTCAGAGTGCCCTGCTCGAACTCTTTATAGTCTTTCACGACATCTTCTAAGTGCGGAATAATTTTATTTTTCTGACGCTCTTGTGTAATAACGTTAGCCCATGCTCTTTCAACTGCGTTTGCACGGCTAATAATAGCGTTATAAATAGCAATAATGGCTATTACTAAAACAGCGGCTATGCCAATAGCTATCCATGTTCCTGTCATTGTTTTACTCCTAAAAGTTACTGTCCAGTTTGGTCATTACATAGTGGATAAAATCAAGCGATGCCTTTAACTTTGCAAATTCCTGTTCGCCTTCTAAGGCCTCAATAAAGGTTTCATAGTCGCATATCTTGGCGTCTTTAGTTGTTGCAATAAGGTCTTTGTCTGCAAGCGAAAGACACAAATCACCGGCGTCATTCACCTCGAAGTTCATTTGCGATAGTACTTCAGAAAACTCTTCAAAAGCGATAACCACGGTTGGTTTCATCGCTTTTGCAGCTTCTAATTCACTGGCGGCTACCACTTTAAACTCTTTGTTAAACCGGTTGGAGGCTGGCTTATAGGTGGCTTTTCCTGCCCCAGGAAGGCCAAAACCTACAACAGCAACATTGCGTAACAAGCCGAAAGGCAAAATAAGCCCGTAACGATCATAATGATCGTACACTTTCTTTTTGCGGGTTTTTACATTGCCTCTACTGTCAGTGTATGTCTCTGTAACGATACGTTCGTCAACATAATGAAAGTGGTAATACTGGTACTTAAAAGAGTACTCACTGCCGCTGTAGCTTCCATCGTAAAGCGCGTGAATTTCACGTTTGTAATTCCCCCGATTAAAGTCACTGAAGCGCTGCTGGAATTCATTTGACGCGGTTCTGCTCTCGAATACAGCAGGCGACAAGTCATTATCCAGTAAACCATCACGTTGCAGTAAAGCATGCGACGCTTTGGCCATAAGCCTGCCCGGGTAAAAAGCGGTAATTCCGGCAACCAAAGTTAAAACACTACCTACAGCCAGAATAATCCAGGTACTTTGCTGAAAACGTTGCCACTGAGACCAGCCCCAGTATGTTAATGCGGCGGTTGCCAACAGAAGAACAGTAAAGGCTATCCAGTAAGCTTTCATATTAAACTGGTAGCTTCCGGAAAAGGCTTTCAGGTCATCAATAACCGCGTCGAGATTTTCTCTGGTGCGACTGTTAAGCGCCTGCGTTTCAGTGTGCTTTAGCAATTCAATAAGGGCTTTGTTGTTTTTCTGATAGAACACGGCAATCAACATAAAAATTAGTTAAAAATAAGTAGCCAGTTTAATGCTTCGGTCTTTTCGATACCAGTCAATATTTGTAAAACTATTCCCATAACGAACTGATTTTATGACTCTAAATGGTACTAAAAGACGAAGTTCATCCTAACTAAATGTGTTTTTATAATTTCTGGTAAGATGCTTACTCCTGTGCAAATAAAGACGCCATTAAGGGGTAATTAATGAAAGCTGTCATACTCGATGCAGAAACCCTGGGCAAGGGTATTGATCTTTCCGCCATCGAAAAGTCCGTCGACGAGCTGGTTTTATATGATTCAACAACGGCCGAGCAGGTTAATGAGCGGATTAGCGATGCTGAAATTGTTATAACGAATAAAGTCGTCATTAATGAACAGACCATTGAGTCGGCTGGGCAGTTAAAGCTAATTTGCGTGTTAGCCACCGGAATGAACAATATTGACTTGGCTGCAGCAAAAAAACTGAATATTCCGGTTAAAAATGTTGAAGCTTACGGTACAGAAAGCGTGGTTCAACACACTTTGATGATGATGCTTTCGCTGGCCACTAAGCAACCCGTTATGCAAAAACGTGTTGCAGCCGGCGACTGGCAGCATTCGTCCATGTTTTGCCTGTTAGACCCATCCATTATTCAACTGGCCGGCAAAAAGTTAGTTATTGTCGGTTCTGGCGAGCTCGGCCAGGAAGTGAAAACTCAGGCGG belongs to Idiomarina sp. PL1-037 and includes:
- a CDS encoding LemA family protein; its protein translation is MTGTWIAIGIAAVLVIAIIAIYNAIISRANAVERAWANVITQERQKNKIIPHLEDVVKDYKEFEQGTLTKVTELRSALQGLDSGKVDTAKLEQAEARTGELLKSLNVTVENYPELKASETYQKLMREITDQQENIGAAIRIFNQNVEDFNNGIEVFPNSLVNAMLNHKEKIKTFSDSQAEEGFEYKPNI
- a CDS encoding D-2-hydroxyacid dehydrogenase, which encodes MKAVILDAETLGKGIDLSAIEKSVDELVLYDSTTAEQVNERISDAEIVITNKVVINEQTIESAGQLKLICVLATGMNNIDLAAAKKLNIPVKNVEAYGTESVVQHTLMMMLSLATKQPVMQKRVAAGDWQHSSMFCLLDPSIIQLAGKKLVIVGSGELGQEVKTQAEALGMKVEFSARPGKKDDPRSTLNELLPSADVISFHCPLTDDTKNSLNADNLKLCKKDALIINNARGGVINEQDVTEALRMGEIGGVAADVLPQEPPKDGNPLLDAMDEGLNLIVTPHNAWTSPEARQRIVKLTAENIQSVQGNN
- a CDS encoding DUF938 domain-containing protein, producing the protein MELPFSQACENNKDPILRVLKIAFSDCTRVLEVGSGTGQHAVYFASQLPNIHWQASDQAEYLPGVTARIKREGVTNQPLPVEFNVFADAPNGVFNALFTANTCHIMPEEGVERLFEHLGGDLSSVERLCIYGPFNDNGHFTSDSNRRFHQSLQSRNSDMGIRDWQWIAELANQQGFELKKMHTLPANNQLLEFQR
- a CDS encoding OmpA family protein; protein product: MKKLVLTMMFSSLALVGCENMTNTQKGASIGAVTGALLGKGTGDHDKSRYVWGAAVGALAGGAIGNYMDKQEEAFREELADSGVKVIRDGDNLRLQLPSNITFATGSANISQSFNPVLDDVARVLKKYEKTTMLIEGHTDSRGSAEYNQQLSLNRANAVRNNLVGNGVDSRRVTTEGYGESMPVADNDTESGRQLNRRVELRIVPNTQ
- a CDS encoding NAD-dependent protein deacetylase codes for the protein MIITDPTEARKALMTFLRDNAPVTVITGAGISTDSGIPDYRDNKGEWKRTPPVQHQDYMRSEAVRKRYWARSLFGWPVLYHAKPNSAHYAIAELQQHGLIDCVITQNVDGLHQKAGATRVINLHGYANDMVCMSCREITPRLEMHERSLKLNPDFAALEATAAPDGDADLEADFEQFKVAACQSCGGILKPDVVYFGDNVPRPRVEEAQKAIKDSNALLAIGTSLMVFSGYRFARQAYQSNQPVALLTLGKTRADDLATLKLNCSIKDVLA